Genomic window (Streptomyces cadmiisoli):
GCCCACACCGCCGGGTTGGAGGTGAGGGCGTCCAGGACCTGCGCGATGTACCAGGCACCGTAGTTCGACGGCCAGTTGGAGTGCTCGGAGAAGGCCTCGGGGGCCGCTATCCACGAGATCTGCGGCAGCTTGTCCGCCTTGACGTCGGCCCTGAGCCGGTCGAAGTAGCCGTCGCCGTTCTTGACGTCGGTACCGGTGCGGGCCTTGTCGTACCAGGGGTCGCCGGGCCGGGCGTTGCGGTACTTGTTGAAGTACAGCAGCGAGTTGTCGCCGTAGTTGCCGCGGTAGGCGTCCGCGATCCAGCCCCAGGAGCCGGCCGCGTCCAGGCCGTCGCCGATGTCCTGGTAGACCTTCCAGGAGACGCCCGCCTTCTCCAGGCGCTCGGGGTAGGTCGTCCAGTCGTAGCCCAGCTCGTCGTTGCCGAGGACCGGGCCGCCGCCCTTGCCGTCGTTGCCGGTGTGCCCGGACCACATGTAGTAGCGGTTCGGGTCGGTCGAGCCGATGAACGAGCAGTGGTAGGCGTCGCAGACCGTGAAGGTGTCGGCGAGGGCGTAGTGGAAGGGGATGTCCTCGCGGGTCAGGTACGCCATGGTCGTGGTGCCCTTGGCGGGCAGCCACTTGTCGTACTTGCCGTCGTGGTAGGCCTCCTGCCCGTCGGGCCAGCTGTGCGGGAGCCCTTCGAGGAACTGCATGCCGAGGTCGTCGGCGTCGGGGTGGAAGGGCAGCACCTCCTCGCCGTTCTCGGCCTGGTGCCACACCGACTTGCCGTTGTCCAGGGACACGGGGTGCGGGTCGCCGAACCCGCGGACACCGCGCAGCTTGCCGAAGTAGTGATCGAAGGAACGGTTCTCCTGCATCAGGACGACGATGTGCTCGACATCCTCGATCGTTCCCGAGCGGTGGTTGGCCGGCAGCGCGGCGGCCCGCTCGATGCTGCTCGACAGCGCGGTGAAGGCTGTGGTGGCGCCCGCGATCTGGAGGAATGTGCGCCGGTTGACTTCGGGCATGGGTGAAGGACCTCTCGTCCTGAAGTGGTTCGACCGGCCGGGTGATGACGGAATGCGCGCGAAAGGAGTGTTCCAAGAGCACCGAACGTCAGGGAAGGGTGCGGTGGCGCTGCTGTGAAAGTCGCGGGTACGTGGACTGCGTCTCGCCCAATCGGGACGGTTTCCGGACGATTCGGTGCGTACCGAGGGAGCGATGGTGCACACGGGTGTGCCCGAAAGTCCCGCCGGCCCGGACCTCGCGTACGAGGAGGTCCGGGCCGGCGAGGCTTCGGGGAAGCCGGTCATGAGGTCAGGTACGCCTCCACCTCACTGAACTGGGCGGCAGGCCAGCCGGTGTTGGCCGTCACGTGCAGCCGCAGGTAGCGCAGGTTCGTACCGCCCGGCAGGGGGACGGTGACCGTGTTGCCGGTCGCCGGGTCGAAGCGGTGCCCCTGCGCGGCGACGACCGTCGAGTACGTCGAGCCGTCGGTGCTGCCCTGCACCGAGAACGTCTGGGTGCGGGCCTGCCAGGCGGAGGACGGCGGCAGCTTGAGCACCAGCCGGCGCACCGCCTCGGCCGAGCCGAGGTCCACGGTCAGGGACTGCGGGAAGGCGTTGTTGGCCGACTCCCAGTAGCTGCTCGCGTCCCCGTCGACCGCCCTGCCGGGCGTGTAGACGTCCTGGGAGCCGGTCGCGGTGGCCGGGCGGCCCTTGGCGAGGTTGCGGCCGGGGTCGGGGTCCGGGTTGCCCTGACCGGGCCGGGGCCAGGTCGAGCAGTCGGACCATGTGCTGCTCCAGCCGGAGTTGCCGCCGCCGTCGGTGACGGTGAAGGTGCCCGAACCCGACGGGTAGGGGCAGTTGTAGATCCCGGCGGCGCCGACGCCGGTGGCCGTGACGTTGCGGAAGGTGGCGGCGCCCTGCGTCTCGGCCTGGACGACGACCGTGCCGGTGTTGCGTACGGTGGCGCCGTCGACCGTGACGTTCCGCGCCGCCAGGCCGCGCCCGCTGCCGGAGACGAACTCGAACGCGCTGTACGGGCTGTCGGTGATCGTGGTGTTCGTGATGCGGACCTGCGCGTCGATGGCGCTGTCGTAGGAGTCGACGCGCAGGGCGCCCATCGGATGGTTCCAGTTGGGGTTCATCGCTCCGGTGCGGACGAGCGTGTTGCCGTCGACGGTGATGGTGCCGGCCAGCGGGTGGAACGGGTCGAGGAACTTCTGGTTCGAGATCGCGATACCGCTGCCGAGGGCGTTGGTGTCGGAGACCAGGTTGTCCCGGACGGTGATGTCGGTGCCGCCGTAGATCGCGATGCCGTTGGCGAGGTTCGGCTGGGTGATGGTGTTGTTCTCGAAACTGCTGCTCGTGTTCGGCGCGTACAGCGACCACATGGCGAGCGCGTCGTCGCCCTGGTTGCGCAGGAAGTTGTTGCGGACGCGGACGCCGCGCGCGGTGCCGTTGAGGTTGAGGCCGTCGGCCGTCATGTCGAGGAAACGGCTGTTCTCGACGACGAGGTTGTCGTTGTTGCCGGTCAGCCACAGGCCGACCTTGAGGTGCTGGAGCCACATGCCCGAGACGCTGGAGTTCGGGCCTAGCGAGCCGTTGACGAAGTTGTCCGGGCTGGAGTCGACGCGTTCGGTTACCTCTCCGACGACCGCGAAGTCCTTGATGTGGACCCGTCCCGAGGAGCCCGACTGGTCGATGAAACGGGAGGTGCGCACCACGGAGTGCCAGTGCCCGGCGCCCTGGAGGGTCACGTTCTGCACCCCGTTGAGGGACGACGTCAGCCGGTACTCGCCCGGCGGGATCCACACCACCCCGCCCTGCGCCGCGGCGATGGCGTCGCGGAAGGCCTGCGTCGAGTCGCCCTGGCCGCTCGGGTCGGCGCCCCGGGAGACGACGGAGACCGATCCGGCGGGCTGGCCGGCCGGCCCGGCGACCTGCTCGAAGTCGGCGACGTCCACGGTGACCTGGGTGTTCGTCGCCTGGAGGGCGACCTTGTCACCGGCCTGCACGTTCTGGCCGAGCAGCAGCCGGGCGTTGTCGTAGAAGTGGTGGGTCCGCGCGCCGGGGATCCAGCCGGTGTCGACGTACGAGTACTTGGAGGTGACGGCGAGGGTCTTCGCGATCCTGGTCCCGTTGACGTACACGTCGAGCGTGCCGGACTGGCCGTCGGGGACGCTGTAGGCGACGTTCACGGCGTTGGCCGCACGGGGCACGGTGAACTCGACGCGCTGACCGGCCGAGAGCCGGACGGCCTGCCGGCCGGACGCCTCGGAGGCGAGGGTGCCCTGGGTGAGATCGGGGCCGATCCTGCTGCCCGTCGTGGTCGCGGACTCGGCCTCGACCGAGGTGAAGGGCAGGGTGGCACCGGCCGCGGCGTACGCGGCCGGCGTACCGAGGGTGGCGAGCGTGCCGGCGGTCAGGGCGACGGTCACCCCGACGGACGCCATGCACCTGACATATCTGCGGGTGGTCGACTGCATGTGCCGATCCCTTCGTGGTGGGGGTTGCGGGGCCAGCGGGCACGATGTCGGAAACGCCGCACACTCAAGCACCGCCGACATCGCCACGCAAGATGTCACGCAGTCATTGCAATTATCGAATTGCAGGTCGGATATCTGCATCAGAACGGCAGTACGGCCCCTGACGCTCGGACATGGGCGCTCGACACAGCGACGCAACCCTTGTGAACACCGCGGAAGTTGCGTGACTTTCAGAGGACGTCGGGACCGCCACAGCCCCGCTGACCACGAAACTCGTCAGCGGGGCGAGTACGCCTGACGCAGGGGGCGCAAAATCCACGCACGCGGTGCAAGTATTTGCGTGACGGATGACGGGTGACGGACCGCCCGCTGACGGACGGCCGCGCAGGACGGAGGCGGGCTTCCCGGAGCATCACGGGGGCGGCCCGACCGTGGCGCCGTCGGCGACCTGAACGCCGACGGTGCCCGGTCAGACCTCGGGGGCGGGCACCACGCTGAGGTGGCTCGCCGTGCGGCGTTCGCGCGTCCGGCGCCGCGGAGCGGACGGCCGACGCGCCTCGCGCAGGATCATGGTCAGCCGCGTACAGCCCATGTCCCGCAGCCTCGTGGGGGTCTCACCGACGATGCGGCACTCCGTGGCGCCCCACCGCGGGTCCGGGTGCAGCAGCGGTCGGACCGCCCCGTCGTGCTCGACGGCGGCCTCGCCGACGGCGCGGATCCAGTGCGGCAGGCCCTGCCGGAAGGCGGCTTCCATGATCGGGTCCTGCGCGATCTCCCGGCGGACCGCCTGGAGGACATGGTCCTGTCCGTGCTGTTCGACGGCGGCCGAGAAGTGGGCCAGCATCGGCAGGAACCAGCTCGACTCGTGCTCACCGAGGACGGTGGGCGCGTCGGGGTGGAACAGCACGAACCGCAGGAAGTTGTCGCCCGGCATGGCCGTGGGATGCGGGCCGATCCCCCGGAACAGCCCCTGGAACGCGCCGTTGGCGAGGACGACGTCCCAGCGCCGGTCCACGACGAAGGAGGGGAAGGGGACCGCGTCGAGCAGCGTGGCGTAGTCCTGGAGATACGACTGGACCTCGGAACCTTCGGTAACGGACCGCAGCGCGGAGCGCTGTCCTCCTGCCTGATGTGCCATCGGGAGGTCACCCCTCTTGCCTCTGCGGCCTTCACGCGGCGCCCCGATCCTGATGCCCCGAGGCAAGGCGTGTCAACTATCGTGGCATTTCATGTCTGTTGACGGCTGAAATTGGCCACAGTTGTGGCGAGACCTGGATGTGAGTTCGAACCACCCGCTACTCTCCGGGAAGTTCACGGCAATCACACATCGGAAGCTCGTGAGAGACGTAGGAGACCTGTCGGTGACGGATGGCTACGAGGTTCCGGGCGCCACGGCGACGGCCACCCTGCCGGCCGTGATCGCCCGTGTCGCCGCGCTCGCCGACCGGATCGGCGTATCGCACGCGGAGGTCTTCGACACCGCCCGGCTGTCCGTCGCCAGCGGTGTCCCCGAGCCGGTTGTGAAGGAATTGCTGAGCGGCCGTCCGGCGGGTGAGCCGGATGTGCAGTCGCGATTCCTGCAACGCCTGGATCTGCTGCGCCGCACACGGCTGAAACCGAACGGTCGCAGGTACACCCAGCAGGAGATCGCCGACGGCGCGGGCATGTCGCGGCAGCAGGCCGGCGCGCTGATCAACGGCGACCGGCGGCCCACCATGGAGCACTGCGACGCCATTCAGCGCTTCTTCCGGGTGCACGCCGGATTCCTCACGGCCGAGGACCCCGAGGCACTCGCGGGCGCCTTGCAGCGCACCGAGCAGGAACTGCTCCAGAAACTCGCCGACCGGGAGCGGGAGGCGGCCTCGACCGCCGAGGACCCGCTGGAGCGGCTGTTGCAGGACCACGGGGTGCGGGGCATCGCCTGGCGTGCCGCCCAACTGCCCACCGACCAGCACCGTGACAAGGTAGCCGAGTGGCTGGACATGCTCCTGGAGAGCGTCAAGCGGCCCGAGTCGTGATCCGGGGGGTTACCTGTGGGCATCGGTAGGGAAATGCGCCGGCTGTGCGGCGAGCTGGTCGCGGAGCTCAGCCTGCCCGCGCCGGCCCTGCCCGCCGACCTGTACGCGGCGCTGTGCGACTCGATGAGCCGGCGCCGCGGTCGGCCCGTGCACTGCCGCACCGCCCCCTTCCCGCCCGGCACGGCCAGCGGCCTGTGGCTCGACATGGCCGACCAGGACCTCGTCGTCATCGAGGAACGCACCGCCCCCGACCACCAGTTGGTGATCCTCGGCCACGAGCTGTGGCACATGAAGGCCGGGCACTGCAGCCATCACGTCGAGGGCGCCGCGGTCGCGGCCCGTTTACTCGACGACAACGCCGACCTCCGGGCGACGGTCCTGAAGGTCGCCGCCCGCACCCGGTTCGACCTCGCCGACGAGAAGGAGGCGGAGAGCTTCGGGCTGCTGCTCGCCAGCAAGTGCCGTACCTGGCTGGCGGGTTCGGCGCACCGCCAGCCGGTGCAGCGGGACCGCCTGGCGGGACGCATCGAGGTGTCCCTCGGTTATCCGGGAGCGCAGGGCTAGGGCCTGTCGTCACCTTGCTGTCGTCGCCCGAAGGGCGGCCCCCGCGGCGAGAGTGCGTGCCGGGCATCGCGGGGCAGGCGGGAATTCGACGACAGGCCCTGGGCCCGTCGGAGCGGGCGGACGGGCGCGCGGTGGGCCGCCGGTCGGGGGAAGCCGCGCTGGGTCGGGGCCGGATTGTCAGTGGTGGGCGGCAAGCTGGAGGTGCGCCACCCGGTGTGCGGTGGCGTACGTGCCGCAGGGCGCGTCATGCCACGACGAGGCGGGGAGAGCCGACCGATGCCCACTGCCGTACTGACCGACCGCGAGCGCACCGCCGTGCAGGCCTACCTGCGCCTGCTGCACACGGTACGAGCGGCGTTCGACACCGCGGCCGGACCACCGGACACCCGCACGCCGCCCATGGTCCCGCCCGCCGTGCTGGCGGAGGCGGAACAGGCGCTGGCCGCCGCGGGACTGGCCGGCAACGAGGAGGAGTTCTTCCGTCTGCTGCACAGCTGGTGCCCGCGGGCCTGACGGATCCGCCCGGTGGTGCTGCCACCGGGGCTCAGGCGTGCGGCACCGTCACCGCCGTGGCCAGCAGGCCGTGTTGGACGGTCCAGCGGCCCTCGAAGGCGTCGAGCCGCGTGCCGTCGACGACGGGGCCCGGTACCAGCAGCGCCGCACGGAACCGTCCGTGCGGCGGCCCGTCCCCGGTCTCCGCGGTGAGGTCGATGTCGGCCTCCGAGAAGTCCAGCCACTTCCGGGTGAGCGGGAACCACGCCTTGTAGACCGACTCCTTGGCGCTGAACAGCAGGCGGTCCCAGCGGACGTCGGGCCGCTCGGCGTCCAGGCGCCGCAGCCGGTCCTGCTCGCCGGGCAGGGCCACGGCCTCCAGAACACCCTCCGGGAGCGCCGCGTGCGGTTCCGCGTCGATGCCGAGCGAGGCCAGGTCGGCGGCGCGGGCCAGCGCGGCGGCACCGTAGCCGTCGCAGTGGGTCATGCTGCCCACCAGACCGGCCGGCCAGTGCGGGGCTCCGCGCTCACCGGGCAGCACCGGCTGCGCCGGCACGGCGAGCTTCTCCATGGCGCGGCGGGCGCAGCCGCGCACCAGCGCGAACTCGCGCCGGCGCTTGTCGACCGCCCGCGCGACCAGCGCCTCCTCCTCCGGGTACAGCGGCACCGGCTCGGTCCCGTCGTCGCCGAGCGCCTCGACGCAGACCACCGTGTCCGGCAGCAGCTCCTCGATCACCGGGACTCCTCCTCCCTCGGCAGAATGCGGCGCAGCCGTCCGGGCGGTCCGGGTCGCTTGCGCCATTCGCGGGGGTAGCCCACCGACACCTCCTCGAAGCGGACGCCCTCGTGCCAGGTGGTGCGCGGGATGTGCAGATGCCCGTACACCATGGTCTCCACCCGGAACCGGCGGTGCCAGTCCGCGGTCAGCCGGGTGCCGCACCACATCGCGAACTCCGGGTACCACAGGACGTCCGTCGGGTGCCGGTCCAGCGGGTAGTGGTTGACCAGGACGGTCGGCAGACCGTCGGGGAGCTCGGCGAGCCGGCGCTCGGTCTGCGCGACCCGGGCCCGGCACCAGTCCTCGCGCGTCGGATAGGGGTCGGGGTGCAGCAGGTACTCGTCGCTGCACACGACCCCGGTGGAGTGGGCGTACGCCAGACCCTCCTCCTTGGTCGCGCAGCCGGCCGGCAGGAAGCTGTAGTCGTACAGCAGGAACAGCGGCGCCACGGCCACCGGCCCACCCGGGCCCTCCCAGACGGGGTAGGGGTCCTCGGGGGTGACCACGCCCAGTTCGCGGCAGACCTCCACGAGGTGGTCGTAGCGGGCGACACCGCGCAGGGTCACCTCGTCCGACGGATGGGTCCACAGCTCGTGGTTGCCCGGGACCCAGACGACCTTCCGGAAGCGGTCCGCGAGGGTCTGCAGGGCCCAGCGGATCGCGGACACGGTCTCCGCGACGTCACCGGCCACCAGCAGCCAGTCGTCGTCGGACTCGGGGCGCATCTTCTCGACCAGGTCGCGGTTCTCCGCGTATCCGATGTGCAGGTCGCTGATCGCCAGCAGCTGCCCGGCACCGCCGGCCCTCGACGTCACCCGTGCCCCCCTTGATCACCCGAACGAGACCACGAGAACACATGCGCGCCCGCCTCGGCAAGGGCGATTGGGACGTATGGGTGAGGTAGCAGGAACACGGGCTGCGCATGTGGATGATCGGATAATCCGTAACACGCACGTTGCACGCGGCGGGCTCGCGAAGCCGTATGATCGCCCCAACACCACCGCCACGAAACTCCCTTCACGCAGGGGCGGTTCGGTGTCCCTCCCATCACCCCCTGGCCGGGCCGGCCCCGCTCCGCCGTGCCCGCGAACTGTGGAAGGCGGCCTGCATGGTCTCTCGCGTACGCGTCTGGCTCAACCGCACGTACGCGGAGAACGTGTTCTTCATCGATCAGCTGCGGAGAAATCCGGGCGATCGGGCGGTCGAGATCCACGCCACCCACGGCGACCCCGACTCCCCGGTGCTGGCCGCCGCCGACACCGCCGACCTCGAACCCGAGGGGCTGTCCCCCGCCGCCTACGTCGAGTTCGCGCTGAACCAGTGCGTCCGGCGCGGCATCGACGTGTTCGTGCCGCGGCTGCACCAGGCGGCGATCGTGGCGCACCGGGCCGAGTTCGAGGCGATCGGCACCGCCCTGCTGGCACCTCCGCCGGAGGCCGTGGCCGTCTTCCACGACAAGGTGATCGCCTACGAGGCGGTCCAGGCGATCGGTGTCCCGGTGCCGCCGTGGTGGCGGGTGCGCGGCGCCGACGAACTGGTCGCGGCCGTCGAGGAGTTGGAGGCCGGCGGCCACAAGGCGTGCTTCAAGCCGGCCTCGGGGGCCGGCGGGGTGGGCTTCCGTGTGATCACGCGCACCCCCTTCTCGCTCGTGCACCTCAGCGGGTTCCCCGGCCCGTACGTGCCGCTCGACGTGGTCGTGGAGGCGGTCCGGCAGGCCGAGGAGCCGGTCGACTGGCTCGTGATGCCCAGGCTGGAGCAGCCGGAGGTGTCGGTGGACTGCCTCACCGGCCGGGACAACCGGGTGCGGATGGCGGTCGGGCGGACGAAGAACGGACGACGGCGCGGGTTCACCCTGCACGAGCAGTGGCTGGAGCCGGCCCGGCGGATCGCCGAGGGCTTCGGGCTGCACCACCTGTCCAACATCCAGTTCCGGATGTTCGGCGACCGACCGGTGCTGATGGATGTCAACACGCGTCCGGCCGGCGGGCTGCACCAGCTGTCGCTGTGCGGGATCAACGCTCCCTGGGCCGCGGTGCGTCTGGCGCTCGGTGACGACCCGGGGGAGATCGCGCCGCCGTTCCTCGGCCAGGACTACTCCGTGGTGTCGGGGCCGCGGCCGCTGCGCCCGGTGTCGATCCCGCAGCAGCGGACGGAGGAGCCCGGGCCGCTGCTGCCGGCGGTTCCCTCCCCGGCGCCGGTCGGCGCCGTCGAGACCGGCGCGGCCCGGGTGCTGCCTCTCTAGTACGTCTCCGGGGTGCCCGGCCGGCTCGGACCGGGCACCCCACCCGGCTGTCTCA
Coding sequences:
- a CDS encoding discoidin domain-containing protein; protein product: MQSTTRRYVRCMASVGVTVALTAGTLATLGTPAAYAAAGATLPFTSVEAESATTTGSRIGPDLTQGTLASEASGRQAVRLSAGQRVEFTVPRAANAVNVAYSVPDGQSGTLDVYVNGTRIAKTLAVTSKYSYVDTGWIPGARTHHFYDNARLLLGQNVQAGDKVALQATNTQVTVDVADFEQVAGPAGQPAGSVSVVSRGADPSGQGDSTQAFRDAIAAAQGGVVWIPPGEYRLTSSLNGVQNVTLQGAGHWHSVVRTSRFIDQSGSSGRVHIKDFAVVGEVTERVDSSPDNFVNGSLGPNSSVSGMWLQHLKVGLWLTGNNDNLVVENSRFLDMTADGLNLNGTARGVRVRNNFLRNQGDDALAMWSLYAPNTSSSFENNTITQPNLANGIAIYGGTDITVRDNLVSDTNALGSGIAISNQKFLDPFHPLAGTITVDGNTLVRTGAMNPNWNHPMGALRVDSYDSAIDAQVRITNTTITDSPYSAFEFVSGSGRGLAARNVTVDGATVRNTGTVVVQAETQGAATFRNVTATGVGAAGIYNCPYPSGSGTFTVTDGGGNSGWSSTWSDCSTWPRPGQGNPDPDPGRNLAKGRPATATGSQDVYTPGRAVDGDASSYWESANNAFPQSLTVDLGSAEAVRRLVLKLPPSSAWQARTQTFSVQGSTDGSTYSTVVAAQGHRFDPATGNTVTVPLPGGTNLRYLRLHVTANTGWPAAQFSEVEAYLTS
- a CDS encoding helix-turn-helix domain-containing protein: MTDGYEVPGATATATLPAVIARVAALADRIGVSHAEVFDTARLSVASGVPEPVVKELLSGRPAGEPDVQSRFLQRLDLLRRTRLKPNGRRYTQQEIADGAGMSRQQAGALINGDRRPTMEHCDAIQRFFRVHAGFLTAEDPEALAGALQRTEQELLQKLADREREAASTAEDPLERLLQDHGVRGIAWRAAQLPTDQHRDKVAEWLDMLLESVKRPES
- a CDS encoding ATP-grasp domain-containing protein, with the translated sequence MVSRVRVWLNRTYAENVFFIDQLRRNPGDRAVEIHATHGDPDSPVLAAADTADLEPEGLSPAAYVEFALNQCVRRGIDVFVPRLHQAAIVAHRAEFEAIGTALLAPPPEAVAVFHDKVIAYEAVQAIGVPVPPWWRVRGADELVAAVEELEAGGHKACFKPASGAGGVGFRVITRTPFSLVHLSGFPGPYVPLDVVVEAVRQAEEPVDWLVMPRLEQPEVSVDCLTGRDNRVRMAVGRTKNGRRRGFTLHEQWLEPARRIAEGFGLHHLSNIQFRMFGDRPVLMDVNTRPAGGLHQLSLCGINAPWAAVRLALGDDPGEIAPPFLGQDYSVVSGPRPLRPVSIPQQRTEEPGPLLPAVPSPAPVGAVETGAARVLPL
- a CDS encoding metallophosphoesterase family protein, with product MTSRAGGAGQLLAISDLHIGYAENRDLVEKMRPESDDDWLLVAGDVAETVSAIRWALQTLADRFRKVVWVPGNHELWTHPSDEVTLRGVARYDHLVEVCRELGVVTPEDPYPVWEGPGGPVAVAPLFLLYDYSFLPAGCATKEEGLAYAHSTGVVCSDEYLLHPDPYPTREDWCRARVAQTERRLAELPDGLPTVLVNHYPLDRHPTDVLWYPEFAMWCGTRLTADWHRRFRVETMVYGHLHIPRTTWHEGVRFEEVSVGYPREWRKRPGPPGRLRRILPREEESR
- a CDS encoding 4'-phosphopantetheinyl transferase family protein → MIEELLPDTVVCVEALGDDGTEPVPLYPEEEALVARAVDKRRREFALVRGCARRAMEKLAVPAQPVLPGERGAPHWPAGLVGSMTHCDGYGAAALARAADLASLGIDAEPHAALPEGVLEAVALPGEQDRLRRLDAERPDVRWDRLLFSAKESVYKAWFPLTRKWLDFSEADIDLTAETGDGPPHGRFRAALLVPGPVVDGTRLDAFEGRWTVQHGLLATAVTVPHA